In Lineus longissimus chromosome 13, tnLinLong1.2, whole genome shotgun sequence, one genomic interval encodes:
- the LOC135497649 gene encoding uncharacterized protein LOC135497649: protein MTAETNFRHGGFKMFSIILTLFFYIAVLVFNYLTMQNFGTDIGIFTNNTGDVSRYFQIEITPANWTFAIWGFIYAWQLLFIVYAMTTLCRKTESGYLYMHSSQMPTGIYWIYIFNNLLNVAWLILWDRFMVEWSLLVIVFIPITLYIMILLTVRALNAGQASLANEGMGREIWFNRFFVQNAFGIYAAWTTIASLINFAVVMAYKVGLDQAFASTVSLGVLAFLLVVWIIMDLIVCDKYTRFLFTPYIVVAVALAGSMHLNWVPTKRNSIFTAVLEGVDGAALIIKFISMIYRQCTSPIPATGKEKRAAYQADAEAQSEPEKLQIVEPYTGNL, encoded by the exons ATGACTGCAGAAACAAACTTCAGACATGGCGGGTTCAAGATGTTCTCAATCATCTTGACCCTGTTCTTCTACATCGCCGTGTTGGTCTTCAACTACCTCACCATGCAGAATTTCGGAACAGATATAG GAATCTTCACGAACAACACGGGTGATGTTTCACGCTACTTCCAAATCGAGATCACACCGGCCAACTGGACCTTCGCGATATGGGGCTTCATCTACGCGTGGCAGTTGCTCTTCATAGTCTACGCGATGACCACTCTATGCAG gaaAACTGAGAGCGGCTACCTCTACATGCACTCCTCCCAAATGCCAACAGGGATCTACTGGATCTATATCTTCAACAACCTTCTCAACGTTGCCTGGCTGATACTGTGGGATAGATTCATGGTGGAGTGGTCCCTTCTTGTCATCGTATTTATACCTATCACCCTCTACATCATGATCCTGTTGACTGTCAGGGCCCTCAATGCTGGACAGGCGTCACTCGCTAACGAAG GAATGGGGCGAGAGATCTGGTTCAACCGTTTCTTCGTCCAGAACGCATTTGGCATCTACGCCGCGTGGACCACCATCGCCTCGCTCATCAACTTCGCTGTCGTCATGGCGTACAAGGTCGGTCTCGACCAAGCATTTGCTTCCACCGTTTCTCTGGGAGTCCTTGCTTTTCTGTTGGTTGTTTGGATCATCATGGATCTGATCGTCTGCGACAA GTATACCCGTTTCCTCTTCACCCCTTACATTGTCGTCGCCGTGGCGCTCGCTGGAAGCATGCACTTGAACTGGGTGCCAACCAAACGCAATAGTATATTCACTGCGGTCCTAGAGGGTGTTGATGGTGCTGCGCTCATAATCAAGTTCATCTCGATGATATACCGACAGTGTACGAGCCCCATACCGGCTACCGGGAAAGAGAAAAGGGCAGCTTACCAGGCGGATGCCGAGGCGCAGTCTGAGCCAGAGAAGCTACAAATTGTCGAGCCGTACACTGGAAACTTGTAA
- the LOC135497650 gene encoding uncharacterized protein LOC135497650, whose product MAEHNKLKLAVMWLTFGVFVGLMVISALAGQGDKIQTALFLNTTAAVSDFYYLEITPAGWTFSVWGVIYTWQALWIVYSLIGTCRKSAAGYVYDAPSFAPTLMYVFYILNNIFNAAWLVLWDRKIIGAALGVIALIPFTLYICLALSFKGLHDNRGAMRKYGLCRDIGLTIGLTQNGMALYATWTSVATLLNLAMVLTYIAGVDNAVACTSSLSILAVELVLWFVMDIFFLDKFTRYIVTPYFIIILACSGITAEHWDPTSRNSIFTIVLLGVGVVALLSKVTILVWRHYKRPLQVEDSMGMKVKFVNASNPSIMTE is encoded by the exons ATGGCGGAACATAACAAGCTAAAGTTAGCAGTGATGTGGTTGACCTTCGGGGTGTTTGTTGGGCTCATGGTGATCAGTGCACTCGCTGGCCAAGGAGACAAGATACAGACAG CGTTGTTCTTGAACACAACTGCGGCCGTGTCTGACTTCTATTACCTGGAGATCACGCCAGCCGGCTGGACCTTCTCGGTATGGGGGGTCATCTACACCTGGCAGGCACTGTGGATCGTCTACAGCCTCATAGGAACATGCAGAAAAAGCGCGGCAGGCTATGTCTACGATGCGCCCTCTTTCGCCCCGACCCTCATGTATGTTTTCTACATCTTAAACAACATCTTTAACGCTGCGTGGCTCGTGTTATGGGACAGAAAGATAATCGGCGCAGCCCTTGGTGTAATCGCCTTGATTCCTTTCACGCTTTACATCTGCTTGGCACTCTCCTTCAAAGGACTCCACGACAACCGCGGCGCCATGAGGAAGTACGGCCTCTGCCGGGACATTGGCTTGACGATAGGGTTGACCCAGAACGGCATGGCCCTCTATGCCACGTGGACAAGTGTTGCGACTCTTCTGAACCTGGCCATGGTGTTAACTTACATTGCTGGGGTTGACAATGCCGTGGCGTGTACGTCATCTCTGAGCATCCTCGCTGTTGAGTTGGTCCTGTGGTTCGTCATGGATATCTTCTTCCTCGACAA GTTCACGAGATACATCGTCACCCcctacttcatcatcatcctcgccTGCTCAGGAATCACAGCGGAACACTGGGATCCAACGTCACGCAACAGCATCTTTACCATAGTTCTCCTGGGAGTCGGCGTGGTGGCGCTGCTGTCAAAGGTCACCATCTTGGTTTGGAGACACTACAAGAGGCCTCTGCAGGTCGAGGACAGTATGGGAATGAAAGTCAAGTTTGTAAACGCATCCAATCCTTCTATCATGACCGAGTGA
- the LOC135497648 gene encoding uncharacterized protein LOC135497648, producing MLMMNTPAKPYDVVPSRDLGWDDMRLSERHGHAEPQDTPRPRLAVEDPTPVNWTGKPVPPGPVSPTWPHPPIPSHLLPYIRPEVLKHYESSFLPDTTSDTKQPPSDPKPDPYVPDPRLIEKLDSMISDKLREKSVSDAGKPATAGLIAPRDPYEPFPPIPPHLLPYLRPEFQEKYGYAVNASGFRPGVADARNPALLGYPAPRDPYDPYPPRPIQPPSWHPTRPQIREKYGYSVPTGDGGQLPYRADAMPTSINPYGADPRLVEKVDRIIDARLRMVDARTKRDADVRNSAVALGRDYGQLRPPSPSRRAPRTPLVGREITRNPQGLGMAGGPRPMSTWQEPEAAWRESYAPIGGARTWWEKPIRNDRAVGLEGQPIPREPRWVDPLTPRGPPFIPRDPGWIDPPPPTWAGQPPQTLGPNMRLTERGRQYRDSLFYPRIPLIEQ from the coding sequence AGCCACAGGACACACCCAGACCAAGACTAGCTGTTGAAGATCCGACACCAGTGAACTGGACGGGGAAGCCCGTCCCGCCAGGACCAGTTTCTCCGACCTGGCCACATCCTCCGATTCCATCTCACCTCCTTCCGTACATCCGGCCCGAGGTCCTGAAGCACTATGAATCCAGCTTCCTTCCCGATACAACAAGTGACACAAAGCAGCCACCATCGGACCCAAAACCTGATCCATACGTACCTGATCCTAGACTTATCGAAAAACTCGATAGCATGATCTCCGACAAGTTACGGGAAAAGAGCGTTTCTGATGCAGGAAAACCGGCCACAGCAGGGCTGATTGCTCCAAGAGACCCATATGAACCCTTCCCGCCGATTCCCCCACATCTGTTGCCGTACCTTCGGCCTGAGTTCCAAGAGAAATACGGATACGCCGTCAATGCCAGTGGCTTTAGACCTGGTGTTGCTGATGCAAGGAATCCGGCCTTATTGGGATATCCTGCGCCTCGAGATCCGTATGATCCCTACCCGCCAAGGCCAATTCAACCTCCTTCGTGGCATCCTACTCGACCACAGATTCGGGAGAAGTATGGATATAGTGTCCCTACCGGAGACGGCGGGCAACTGCCGTATCGAGCCGATGCGATGCCGACTAGTATCAATCCTTACGGGGCAGATCCCAGGCTCGTCGAGAAAGTGGACAGGATCATCGACGCGAGATTACGCATGGTAGACGCAAGAACAAAAAGAGACGCTGATGTGCGAAATTCGGCTGTAGCACTTGGCAGAGATTACGGGCAACTTCGTCCTCCAAGCCCCAGCCGGAGAGCCCCTCGCACCCCTTTAGTTGGGAGAGAAATCACTCGAAACCCACAGGGTCTTGGAATGGCCGGGGGTCCGAGACCGATGTCGACATGGCAGGAGCCTGAGGCAGCCTGGCGAGAGTCGTATGCACCGATAGGAGGAGCTCGTACTTGGTGGGAGAAACCGATACGGAATGACCGAGCTGTTGGGTTAGAAGGACAACCAATTCCTCGAGAGCCACGCTGGGTTGACCCACTGACTCCCAGGGGACCACCATTCATTCCACGAGACCCGGGGTGGATTGACCCGCCTCCACCAACATGGGCTGGCCAACCACCTCAGACCCTGGGGCCAAATATGAGGCTCACGGAACGCGGGCGCCAATATAGGGACTCTTTGTTTTACCCACGCATTCCCCTTATCGAACAGTAG